The genome window CGCGCTGGCATTTCTTGCAGCGGCTGCGGACCGCTACCGATGACTCGAGTTGGGTGGTAGCGCTGATCGTGAGGCCACCGCATAGCACCCGGCTCGGGTTGTCCGGGTCCACGATGTGGAAGGGGTACGTGCCGGCGGACGACTGCAGCGTCGCGCGGGCGAACGTCACGCCGGGTGATGGGTCGAGGGGGTTCACTTGCGCTGCTTGCCCAACGAATCCACGAACTGCGCATTCAGACGCTCGCGCAGGAACCGGACGGCGTCGATGTCACGCTCAGCGCACTGCGCCAGGATCAGCGCGGCCCAGTCTTCGTTGGTGAGGAGCCGCAGCCAGTACGCTGCGCTGTCCTTCTCGATCTGCACGGCCACCGGGTGGCGGAAGTCGTCGGCGCGCTCCTCGGCGAGGGTGGGCACGGGTGGGGCGGGGTTGGCGCTCATGACTGCGCCTCTACGCGATCGCAGAACGCCTCGATGTAGTCGGCGGCCCCTTCGGCGGTGGCGGCGTCATCGCAGCCGTGAGCACCAAAGAGCTCGATTGCTACATCGTCCCCGCTAAGTTGGAAGTGTTCAGTTGCGGCGCCGTAGGCATCGTAAAGCCTGGTGCCGTCGCCCCCACGGAGAAGGCCGTGGGGGCTTAGCTTGAATGTCCGCTGCAAGTCTCGACGAGCGGCATAGTGGCCGAGGGCGCAGGCGGGAGTGCCACAACCCTGGCCGAACACCCGCATCGTGAAGGACTCCGGAGGAGGTGACTCCCGCAGCGCCCGCACCACCTTGCGCAGTCGGTCGGTGCGCACCTTCACGACCGCGTCCCCAGCAACCGACGATCCGCCTCGCACTGCCGCAGCATCAGGCGATCCAGCGTCGCGTGCTGCTTGGGCGTCAGGCTGCGGCGGTTGTCGAGCAGCGCGTAGATGCGGCGCAGGCGCGCGTTGGGGCGGGTGTGGTCGTGGTGTTGGTAGGTGGGGGTGGGCATTGGTGTCTCCTGTGAAACACCCCACCTAGGACTCACTTGTCTTTGTGGGGCTACCACGGCGTCAGTTGACCGTGCGTCCCAAGTTAGTCGAAGATGACTAATAACGCAAGTCACATCTGACTAGTGCTGCTGGGAGGTCTAATGGGAAACGATGCCCAACCCCAAGAGGACAAGGATCTTCACGCGCTTACTGCGCGCCTTCAGATTCTTCTAGATACGATCGAGGTTGTCGCCCAGCACGGCGACTTGAGACAGGTCGAGCTTCTGTGCGACGAAGCGCGATCGACAACCGCTGCGCTCAGTCGACAGATCGCAGCTCGCGGTTAGCAGTGGACAGCAGGTGATCCGTACCCTCTTTGTCAGCGACTTCTAAGGCTTCCATAAGTCGCTGAGCAACTTCGCGTTTTTTCTTGTTGAGCGGGTATGGGCTGATGAGTTGCCACAGCGGCAAATCAAAGGCCGAACTTATGTCCCGCAGCACTTGAAGCGAAGGTAACGAGTCACCTTCCTCGTCCGCCTCGTTAAGCCACCTGTTGATGGTTTTTTGTGAGACTGGTGATTCCGACGCCATCTGGTTGGCATTTTCGAAATCATGCTCGTCCATGAGCAGTCGCAGCTGTTTGCGGATTATGGATAGCAAATTCATGCCCATAGCGTAGCGATGGCGCGCGCGCAAGTCTGACTTGCGAATTAGTCGATTGTGACTAATAATCCTGGCTCATGAGTACTCCAACCCAGGCCATTCGCGACGCGATCCTTCGCCGAAAAGCGTATCGGGATCTGTCTGCGAAGAGCGGCGTTCCGTATGACACGATTCTCGGCATAGCGTATGGCAGAAGCGAGAAACCTTCGTACGACACGGTAGCCCCGCTCATTAGCGTCCTGACGAGCGAGGGTCACCTGAATCTACTAATCGATTTTTCTAAGGTAAACACCTTACCGCCCGTCGGCTCGCAGTCGGTCGACGAGGTAGGGGCGGGGCAGTGAGGGGGTTAGAAAGCTTCGGCCCCCCTGGCGATGTCTTCAGCTTCGCACGCGTCGATGTTGGCGAACACGAACTTCACTCCGACCATGCCCACGGGTTTGTCGTCGAAGGTGAAGTACCCCGTGGCAGCGACGTAGATCCTCTGAACTCTGTTGGGTCGCCCTTTAGGCTCCCACTCATACTCATAGGTTCGCTCGCGCTTTGCGATCGCCTTGGTCCAATTCTCCGGGCCGGCCCATTCAGAGTTGGGCAGCGCTTCGTCCGTAAGGGCCTTCGGCTTGCCGTACTTGGACGAGATCTGCTTCGCCAGCCAGTCGACTGTCTCTTTGGTCTTCAGGCCGTAGCGGTCGTCCTCCTCGCTCGATCCCGCGCCCAGGACTGTGCACGCACCATACTTGTCCGAGAACGTCACTGTGTAGTGCTCAAGGTACGGGTGTGGCTCCGGGGGATTTTCGCCTCGTCTAAGCCAGCTGCCCTCGCCATCGAAGCCGTCGAACTTCGGATCGTCGCGCTTATCGCCCATCTCCACCCCAAAGGGCCCAGCCCATGCGCAGCATGAGGCAAGCAGGGTCAGTAGCAGCAGTGTCGGGCGCATCGTCTCGTCCTTGCGGTTCTCGGGAGGGCAACAGTACCCCAGAAGCCAAAGCGACCGCAGCGAATCAATCCCCTCACATCGGATTGCCCGACCATGCCCGTTAAGCCCCGCCAGTTCTGCAGGGAAGAGATTCCCGGGGTCCTCGCCAGCCACCCAGAAGGCCTGACCACGTACATGCTGCTTAGGAAGCTCCGTGAGATAGAGCCGTGGGGTGCGGACTACGTGCACGTCGAGGCGGCTTGCGTCGAGCTGTTCGATGCGGGGGTGGTTGCCTCGAGCGGGACGCGATGGCTTCCGGTGGTGGAGGCGAGCGCCTGATGGCAGGCCCCCAGGTGGAAGAGGGTTTCACACGCCTCGCTCACGGCTACCTGGAGGCCCTAGTGCGCGCCGACATCACTGGCCGCGAGATGCGCGTGCTCATGGTCATCGCGCGCAACACTTGGGGGCGCCACGGGTCACCGAAGTTCTGGCCCCTCGGGCTCACCTACCTGGCCAACGCCACCTCCCTCGATCGCCGAAACGTCGGCAAGATCATCACCCGACTGATCGACCGAAAGATGGTCCTCGAGGGCGCTCCCAAGTCCGGCACGACACCCCGTGAACTTGGCATCCAGAAGCACCCGGAACGCTGGGCTAGTGTCGTCACTACGGCCACACCTAGTGTCGTTACTGAGGGCACTCCTAGTGTCGTCGCCAAAGACACACCTAGTGTCGTTACTGCGGACACACTAGCGGATGAGGGTGTGGTCACTGTGGACACACCAGTGTCGTCACCAGGGACACACCAGTGTGTCCACAGTGACGACGCTAGTGTCGTCACTGAGGCCACCAATAAAGACAGAGACTTTCTTAAGACTTCTCTAAGACAAGAGAAGAGGGGCGATAACGCCCCCGCGTCGCCGAGCAAAAAACCTCGTGGATCGAGGGTCGTTCCGAAGACCTGGAATCCGAAGCCCGAGGCCATGG of Pseudomonadota bacterium contains these proteins:
- a CDS encoding replication protein; protein product: MAGPQVEEGFTRLAHGYLEALVRADITGREMRVLMVIARNTWGRHGSPKFWPLGLTYLANATSLDRRNVGKIITRLIDRKMVLEGAPKSGTTPRELGIQKHPERWASVVTTATPSVVTEGTPSVVAKDTPSVVTADTLADEGVVTVDTPVSSPGTHQCVHSDDASVVTEATNKDRDFLKTSLRQEKRGDNAPASPSKKPRGSRVVPKTWNPKPEAMAKAVARLGQQGASRALENFRLFEFKRPYTDWDRCWARWYQREPEMRGRPSLDVPDPQATDYGEIDLARSALGGSR
- a CDS encoding helix-turn-helix transcriptional regulator, whose amino-acid sequence is MDEHDFENANQMASESPVSQKTINRWLNEADEEGDSLPSLQVLRDISSAFDLPLWQLISPYPLNKKKREVAQRLMEALEVADKEGTDHLLSTANRELRSVD